The DNA region NNNNNNNNNNNNNNNNNNNNNNNNNNNNNNNNNNNNNNNNNNNNNNNNNNNNNNNNNNNNNNNNNNNNNNNNNNNNNNNNNNNNNNNNNNNNNNNNNNNNNNNNNNNNNNNNNNNNNNNNNNNNNNNNNNNNNNNNNNNNNNNNNNNNNNNNNNNNNNNNNNNNNNNNNNNNNNNNNNNNNNNNNNNNNNNNNNNNNNNNNNNNNNNNNNNNNNNNNNNNNNNNNNNNNNNNNNNNNNNNNNNNNNNNNNNNNNNNNNNNNNNNNNNNNNNNNNNNNNNNNNNNNNNNNNNNNNNNNNNNNNNNNNNNNNNNNNNNNNNNNNNNNNNNNNNNNNNNNNNNNNNNNNNNNNNNNNNNNNNNNNNNNNNNNNNNNNNNNNNNNNNNNNNNNNNNNNNNNNNNNNNNNNNNNNNNNNNNNNNNNNNNNNNNNNNNNNNNNNNNNNNNNNNNNNNNNNNNNNNNNNNNNNNNNNNNNNNNNNNNNNNNNNNNNNNNNNNNNNNNNNNNNNNNNNNNNNNNNNNNNNNNNNNNNNNNNNNNNNNNNNNNNNNNNNNNNNNNNNNNNNNNNNNNNNNNNNNNNNNNNNNNNNNNNNNNNNNNNNNNNNNNNNNNNNNNNNNNNNNNNNNNNNNNNNNNNNNNNNNNNNNNNNNNNNNNNNNNNNNNNNNNNNNNNNNNNNNNNNNNNNNNNNNNNNNNNNNNNNNNNNNNNNNNNNNNNNNNNNNNNNNNNNNNNNNNNNNNNNNNNNNNNNNNNNNNNNNNNNNNNNNNNNNNNNNNNNNNNNNNNNNNNNNNNNNNNNNNNNNNNNNNNNNNNNNNNNNNNNNNNNNNNNNNNNNNNNNNNNNNNNNNNNNNNNNNNNNNNNGGGGCTtggggggagctgtggggctgggaggggctgggtttgggtctgtggggctgggggttggagctgtggggctgggtttgggatctatggggctgggggttggagctgtggggctgggtttgggatctatggggctggcaatgggctctatgggtccacCTATGGcgctgtccatggtgctgacTTTAATCTATGGGTCCACCTATGGcgctgtccatggtgctgacTTTaatctatgggtccatctatgtcgctgtccatggtgctgacTTCCATCTGTGGGTCCATCTATGTcgctgtccatggtgctgacTTCCATCTATGGGTCCGTCCGTGGtgctgtccatggtgctgacTCTTCCATCTATGGactctatgggtccatctatgggcTCTGTGAGCTCTATGGGTCTgcctatgggctctatgggtcaatctatgggcattatgggtccatctatgagccctatgggctctatgggtccatctatgggcTCTGTGAgatctatgggtccatctatgaGCTCTATGGGTCTGGCTACGGGCTCTATGGGTCTggctatgggctctatgggttctatgggtcaATCTGTGGGTCCatctatgggctctatgggctctatgggtccgGCTGTGGGCTCTATGGGTACATCTATGGGCTCTACgggctctatgggtccatctatgggcTCTGTGAGCTCTATGGGTCTGGCTATGGGCTCTATAGGCTCTATGGGTCCATGTATGagctctatgggctctatgggtcaatctatgggtctggctatgggctctatgggtccatctatgggtccgTCGATGCCTCTGTCCGTGGTGCTGACGGCCCCATTGCtccccacagagcccccagccccggCTGACGTTCTGCCTCAAGACCTTTGGGCGACTCTTCTGCCTGGTGGCTCCCAGCGGGGAAGCGCTGCGCATCTGGATGGAcgctctgctggctgcactcGGCACCGGACGGGACCAGGGGGTCATAGAGAGGGACCAGAGAGACCTGGGAGGACTGTAGAGAGGGATCATAGAGACTTGGGAGGACCATAGAGACCTGGGAGGACCATAGAGACTTGGGAGGACCATAGAGACTTAGGAGGATCATAGAGACTTGGGAGGACCATAGAGACTTGGGAGGACTCTAGGGAAGGGGTCATAGAGAGGGACCAGAGAGAAACGGGACCATAGAGAGGGACCATAGAGAACTGGGAGGACTGTAGAGAGGGATCATAGAGACTTTGGAGGACCATAGAGACTTTGGAGGGTCATAGAGACTTAGGAGGATCATAGAGACTTAGGGGGATCATAGAGACTTGGGAGGATCATAGAGACTTGGGAGGACTCTAGGGAGGACCATAGAGACTTGGGAGGACCATAGAGACTTAGGAGGATCATAGAGACTTGGGAGGACCATAGAGACTTGGGAGGACCATAGAGACTTGGGAGGACCATAGAGACTTAGGGGGATCATAGAGACTTAGGAGGATCATAGAGACTTGGGGGGATCATAGAGACTTGGGAGGATCACAGAGACTTAGGAGGATCATAGAGACTTGGGAGGATCATAGAGACTTAGGGGGTCATAGAGACTTGGGAGGACTCTAGGGAAGGGATCATAGAGACTTGGGAGGATCATAGAGACTTGGGAGGACCATAGAGACTTAGGAGGATCATAGAGACTTGGGGGGATCATAGAGACTTGGGAGGACTCTAGGGAATTGGTCATAGAGACATAGGAGGACTGTAGAGAGGGATCATAGAGACTTGGGAGGACCATAGAGACTTAGGAGGATCATAGAGACTTGGGAGGACTCTAGGGAGGACCATAGAGACAAGGAAGGGACCATAGAGAGGGATCATAGAGACCTGGGAGGACCATAGAGACTTGGGAGGACTCTGGGGAGGGACCATAGAGACCTGGGAAGACTGTAGAGAGGTATCATAGAGAGGGGCCATAGAGACTTGGGAGGGCCATAGAGACTTGGGACCATAGAGATTTGGGAGGACTCTAGGGAggaccatagagaccatagggaTCATAGTGAGGGATCATAGAGGCTTGGGAGAACTGTAGGGAGGGACCATAGAGATGGAGGAGGACCATAGAGAGGGACCATAGAGACTTTGGAGGActatagagaccatagagatgTAGGAGGACTGTAGAGCCATTGGGGGaccatagtgacccatagagaccccatagggagacatagagacatatagggacccatagaaccccatagagtgacccatagggacacactgagccccatagcgaccccaaatcccaataaatgaccccaaaaagacaTTGAGAGGCATCTGTGACCCATTGGGGCCCCATAGAcaccaatgggaccccaataggaccccaatggAACCCCAGTAGGACCCCATAGCcatcaatgggaccccatagaccccaatgggaccccatagacatcaatgggaccccatagaccccaataggaccccatagaccccaatgggatccaatagaccccaatgggaccccatagacatcAATGGGACcctcatagaccccaataggaccccaatagggccccatagaaatcaatgggaccccatagacctcaatgggatccaatagaccccaataggtcccccatagaccctaatgggaccccatagacatcaatgggaccccatagaccccaatgggaccccatagccatCAATGGGAACCCCATAGACATcagtgggaccccatagactccaatgggaccccatagacatcaatgggaccccatagacctcaaTGGGACcctcatagaccccaataggaccccatagaccccaatgggaccccaatagggccccatagaaatcaatgggaccccatagacctcaatgggatccaatagaccccaataggaaccccatagaccctaatgggaccccatagacNNNNNNNNNNNNNNNNNNNNNNNNNNNNNNNNNNNNNNNNNNNNNNNNNNNNNNNNNNNNNNNNNNNNNNNNNNNNNNNNNNNNNNNNNNNNNNNNNNNNNNNNNNNNNNNNNNNNNNNNNNNNNNNNNNNNNNNNNNNNNNNNNNNNNNNNNNNNNNNNNNNNNNNNNNNNNNNNNNNNNNNNNNNNNNNNNNNNNNNNNNNNNNNNNNNNNNNNNNNNNNNNNNNNNNNNNNNNNNNNNNNNNNNNNNNNNNNNNNNNNNNNNNNNNNNNNNNNNNNNNNNNNNNNNNNNNNNNNNNNNNNNNNNNNNNNNNNNNNNNNNNNNNNNNNNNNNNNNNNNNNNNNNNNNNNNNNNNNNNNNNNNNNNNNNNNNNNNNNNNNNNNNNNNNNNNNNNNNNNNNNNNNNNNNNNNNNNNNNNNNNNNNNNNNNNNNNNNNNNNNNNNNNNNNNNNNNNNNNNNNNNNNNNNNNNNNNNNNNNNNNNNNNNNNNNNNNNNNNNNNNNNNNNNNNNNNNNNNNNNNNNNNNNNNNNNNNNNNNNNNNNNNNNNNNNNNNNNNNNNNNNNNNNNNNNNNNNNNNNNNNNNNNNNNNNNNNNNNNNNNNNNNNNNNNNNNNNNNNNNNNNNNNNNNNNNNNNNNNNNNNNNNNNNNNNNNNNNNNNNNNNNNNNNNNNNNNNNNNNNNNNNNNNNNNNNNNNNNNNNNNNNNNNNNNNNNNNNNNNNNNNNNNNNNNNNNNNNNNNNNNNNNNNNNNNNNNNNNNNNNNNNNNNNNNNNNNNNNNNNNNNNNNNNNNNNNNNNNNNNNNNNNNNNNNNNNNNNNNNNNNNNNNNNNNNNNNNNNNNNNNNNNNNNNNNNNNNNNNNNNNNNNNNNNNNNNNNNNNNNNNNNNNNNNNNNNNNNNNNNNNNNNNNNNNNNNNNNNNNNNNNNNNNNNNNNNNNNNNNNNNNNNNNNNNNNNNNNNNNNNNNNNNNNNNNNNNNNNNNNNNNNNNNNNNNNNNNNNNNNNNNNNNNNNNNNNNNNNNNNNNNNNNNNNNNNNNNNNNNNNNNNNNNNNNNNNNNNNNNNNNNNNNNNNNNNNNNNNNNNNNNNNNNNNNNNNNNNNNNNNNNNNNNNNNNNNNNNNNNNNNNNNNNNNNNNNNNNNNNNNNNNNNNNNNNNNNNNNNNNNNNNNNNNNNNNNNNNNNNNNNNNNNNNNNNNNNNNNNNNNNNNNNNNNNNNNNNNNNNNNNNNNNNNNNNNNNNNNNNNNNNNNNNNNNNNNNNNNNNNNNNNNNNNNNNNNNNNNNNNNNNNNNNNNNNNNNNNNNNNNNNNNNNNNNNNNNNNNNNNNNNNNNNNNNNNNNNNNNNNNNNNNNNNNNNNNNNNNNNNNNNNNNNNNNNNNNNNNNNNNNNNNNNNNNNNNNNNNNNNNNNNNNNNNNNNNNNNNNNNNNNNNNNNNNNNNNNNNNNNNNNNNNNNNNNNNNNNNNNNNNNNNNNNNNNNNNNNNNNNNNNNNNNNNNNNNNNNNNNNNNNNNNNNNNNNNNNNNNNNNNNNNNNNNNNNNNNNNNNNNNNNNNNNNNNNNNNNNNNNNNNNNNNNNNNNNNNNNNNNNNNNNNNNNNNNNNNNNNNNNNNNNNNNNNNNNNNNNNNNNNNNNNNNNNNNNNNNNNNNNNNNNNNNNNNNNNNNNNNNNNNNNNNNNNNNNNNNNNNNNNNNNNNNNNNNNNNNNNNNNNNNNNNNNNNNNNNNNNNNNNNNNNNNNNNNNNNNNNNNNNNNNNNNNNNNNNNNNNNNNNNNNNNNNNNNNNNNNNNNNNNNNNNNNNNNNNNNNNNNNNNNNNNNNNNNNNNNNNNNNNNNNNNNNNNNNNNNNNNNNNNNNNNNNNNNNNNNNNNNNNNNNNNNNNNNNNNNNNNNNNNNNNNNNNNNNNNNNNNNNNNNNNNNNNNNNNNNNNNNNNNNNNNNNNNNNNNNNNNNNNNNNNNNNNNNNNNNNNNNNNNNNNNNNNNNNNNNNNNNNNNNNNNNNNNNNNNNNNNNNNNNNNNNNNNNNNNNNNNNNNNNNNNNNNNNNNNNNNNNNNNNNNNNNNNNNNNNNNNNNNNNNNNNNNNNNNNNNNNNNNNNNNNNNNNNNNNNNNNNNNNNNNNNNNNNNNNNNNNNNNNNNNNNNNNNNNNNNNNNNNNNNNNNNNTAGGGCCCCATAGAaatcaatgggaccccatagaccccaatgggaccccatagaccccagtgggaccccatagaccccaataggatTCAATAGCCATtagtgggaccccatagaccccaataggaccccatagacctcaatgggaccccatagaccccaatgggaccccatagacatcAATGGGGGGGGAttctattggggtcccattatAAGAGGGGCAATAATAGGAGGACCCAcacccacccccccacccccctcatAGCCCCGCCCCCATCCGCTAGGGACTTCCGCTCCCATGAGCCCTCGGGGCTCCCTGACCCCGGATGTGATCCCTGGGGGTCGacggcggccatcttggggcCGGCAGGGGTCACGTGGGCGGCCATCTTGGCCCCGCTCCTCTTCCCATTGGTGCTGCCGTTGCTgtcggcggccatcttggattcCGTGGGGGCCGCCATGTTGGAATCATTGGGGGCCGCCATGTTGGATCCATTGGCCGCCATGTTGGACCCATTGgacgccatcttggatccatcGCCCGCCATCTTAGATCCATCGGCCGCCATCTTAGATCCatcggcggccatcttggatccatcggccgccatcttggatccattggccgccatcttggatccatcggcggccatcttggatcctCCGGGCGCCGCCATGTTGGATCCattggcagccatcttggagCCAGCgtcggcggccatcttggatccatcggcggccatcttggatccatcggcggccatcttggatccatCGGCCGCCATCTTGGACCCATTGGACGCCATGTTGGACCCATTGgacgccatcttggatccatcGGCCGCCATCTTGGACCCTCCGTGGGGCAGCCCggtgtggttatggggcaggttatggggcaggttatggggcaggttatggggcagcagctccaaTCGGGGTAAATTGGGGGCGAAGAAGGTTTTGTTGCTCAGATCCCGGTTACAGAAGTCGCCATAACAGCAGGAGCCCCTCAGCCCCACGGCGCCGTCCCCACGCGTCACCTGGGTGCAGTCGGGGTCACGGACGCAGCCACGAACCTCCCGCCATAGGGTCAGGCcgcctgggggggggggggacacataGGGGGACGTTAGGCCCCATAGGTTGGGTATAGGACCCATTGGTTGGGAATAGGACCCATAAGTTGGGTATAGGGCCCATTGGTTGGGTATAGGGCCCATAAGTTGGGTATAGGGCCCATAGGTTGGAGATTGGGGCCCATAGGTTGGTATTGGGGCCCATAAGTTGGGTATAGGGCCCATAGGTTGACCATTGGACCCATAAGTTGGGTATAGGGCCCATTGGTTGGGGGTTGTGACCCATAGGTTGGTATTGGGACCCATAAGTTGGGTATAGGGCCCATAGGTTGACCATTGGACCCATAGGTTGGGTATAGGGCCCATAGGTTGGTATTGGGACCCATAGGTTGGTATTGGGACCCATAGGTTGCTATAGGGCCCATAGGTTGGTATTGGGACCCATAGGTTGCTATAGGGCCCATAGGTTGGATATAGGGCCCATAGGTTACATATAGGGCCCATAGGTtcctataggccccataggtTACATATAGGGCCCATAGGTTGCTATAGGGCCCATAGGTTGCTATAGGCCCCATAGGTTGCATATAGGGCCTATAGGTTGGATATAGGGCCCATAGGTTACATATAGGGCCCATAGGTTGCTATAGGGCCCATAGGTTGGATATAGGGCCCATAGGTTGCTATAGGGCCCATAGGTTACTATAGGGCCCATAGGTTGGATATAGGGCCCATAGGTTGCATATAGGGCCCATAGGTTG from Coturnix japonica isolate 7356 unplaced genomic scaffold, Coturnix japonica 2.1 chrUnrandom873, whole genome shotgun sequence includes:
- the LYPD3 gene encoding ly6/PLAUR domain-containing protein 3, which codes for MTACFHGNVTVSVGGLTLWREVRGCVRDPDCTQVTRGDGAVGLRGSCCYGDFCNRDLSNKTFFAPNLPRLELLPHNLPHNLPHNLPHNHTGLPHGGSKMAADGSKMASNGSNMASNGSKMAADGSKMAADGSKMAADGSKMAADAGSKMAANGSNMAAPGGSKMAADGSKMAANGSKMAADGSKMAADGSKMAADGSKMAGDGSKMASNGSNMAANGSNMAAPNDSNMAAPTESKMAADSNGSTNGKRSGAKMAAHVTPAGPKMAAVDPQGSHPGSGSPEGSWERKSLADGGGAMRGVGGWVWVLLLLPLL